The DNA window GGTCATGACTCAAGCTGTTGTACATAGCTTACCTACCATAACGAGCCAGAAGATTCGTTCGATGATATGCAATAGTTAGGTTGTACTTAAGGAAAGTAAAACCGCGATCAGCTCCTGCAGGACGCCACTTTTTCACCCCAGCAGAAACTTTTCTCAAAGCacaaaaaagagaaacaaaCATGTTCCTATTCAAGGAGTCCCCAACAAATCCTGCACTGTTAAAGATCCATAAGGTCTACAACCAGCACTAAcatttatttaacataaaatgagTAACACTATGGAGTTGAAAGTTTACAGTGGCACCATAGTTAACTACTATTGCTCCAATAGAATGACCTCCTTTACTAGAGTTTGTATTATAACTAAGTATCAAagttaaattcaaaatttaaaactttttcacTACTCTGCTAATTCTCTCATGAAAAATCTCTAATTTAGAGTCTCCAAATGCATACCAAGACGATGAtcgaaagaaaaaataaactgAAAATACATAACACTTCGAACTAACTTAATGCAGAGGTGCACTCACCAATGCTGGTGTCTCGAAATTGCTCAAGGAACCTCCGTGGATCAAACGGCGGCAGATCGCAGCCGTGGGGTTTCCACCGCCACTTGATAATATCGAGTGCGTTCGATTTGTTACCTGCGATGCAATTCCATCCTTCGAATATCTCCTTGCACGTGTGGTCATAGCGCGGCGGAGATCTGATTGATGGATCATAGATCCAGCGTCCGTCCGAGTAGTTGCAGGTACCGTTTGCCGTGGCAGGCACCAGTGGGTAGAAAAACGACGGCGGCGGAGCATCCTTCcggaagagagagaagaagaagtagAGAGTGACGGCGCAGAGGAGAGTGATAAGGGCGCGGGGTGCGAGTGAAGAATTGGAAAGAGCGGGTTTCTTGGAGCCGTGATGCGGTGCTCTAGTGGCCATGGCCAATGCTATCTAGCGCGACCGCTACGCCGGGCGCACATTAGCACACCGCGGGCGCTACTCTCGCTATTGGATCTTAGATAAATCACGACCGACACGCAAAATTTGACTTACTACTGTATTCGACTAAGAATTTATAAATGTAGGAGTTGTTCCGATTATAGTTTTTGCTCACAACTCTTAAACTTGTTTCTGAATAcatatattttacattatttctAATTCTAATAATAGAAAATTACATATGAAAATAATAGAGTATTTAACTACTCCATAAGGTAAGAAAgtgttttgtgtataaattgaaaataaatactactccatttatttatttatatagttaAAAGAATGGTCGGTCACACAAGATACTCGCACCTACGCCCACGAGCCACTTCACCAAAATGGCAAGCCACAACGTGTCTCACATTGGGTTCCAAGTGATAGGACAAGCCAAATCAGGCGCGCTGCTGATGGCTGAGCTTTGATCGGATTTTAGTTTGTTCAAATATGTAGAGGAAAAATGATgcgtgtaattaaattaaaataagcaGCTACCGAAACATTAGAGAacattaattgatttatttCTCAAGTGAAGAGGAGAAGCTACATTTGAGCTACAAGTTCACCTACACAACAGGGTACTACAATTTTGTATGACACTGAATTAAGATGAACAAAATTTTGAATTCAAGAATAGATCAATGTCTCGTGTACGTATACTACTATAACAGATTAACAACACACAATAACTTAACAGTGTAAGAACTAAGAAGCATGCATGCTAGATGGTTCCATTACTGCAAGGGTTTAAGGTGAAAAACTTGGCAGGCAGGCCTGTAAGATTGCTTCTTTATCGCCTGTTCGAATTTCTTGTTCGCAGCTTCATTCTCTTCTAATAAGCTGGTTTGGATGAAAAACCTAATCCACCATGATGAGCTCCGGAATTTGGCCTGCAGAACAAACACGCCCACTAGCAGATTCAAGGACTcatttatattgttttttaaaacaaacaaacacaaaagagaAAACCAGCAAAGATGAACCAGCTTTCCATCACCGAATTTTATATAGCAGGACATTTTATGGAAAACGTTGAAAGTTGGGGACTACTGATGAAAAAACGGTAATTTGGGACATTTTTTTGAATACAATGAAGGGATATGTTTATCGGATGTTGTTGAAATTTTGGGGGCTGAACTAACAGTAGATTAAGTGCTTGTGTATTAAGAATTAGGAGATGCACTCAGGCACAAGCCTCTGACCCCACTAAATTGAGGTGTGCTCCACCATTATCATTCTATAAGCATGCGATGACATGGTTTATGTGCGTGGGAAGGTGGGTGAGTGAGAGAGCGAGTTCGAATGTTAAATTTCCAGGTTAAGAATTGCATGTAAAAGAGATAAGATATACTTACAGGGCGTCCGAACTTGGACAGCTCAGCCACTTTGGCTCTTTGATGACCTGGATAACCTACAGTCACATAAAATTGGTAAACTCGGTTTGTGAAGTAACATTGGCACAGCAGGCAGTCATGCCattatcttattttactaaaagAGCCTAAACTTGCAGacacgataaaaaaaaaatatatccgtatGGTACACATGGGGTTTACCATGTAACAGCAGAAACTACAAGTATGGTTAGGACTCACTAGTCCTGTATCATTCGGTTAAAAGAGCTGTGACAAGAATACTTGGATAAAGAGTGACAAAATTTGTTAATTATAAGCTTAGATAGGTACCACAGAATACTTAAGATCTTTTATTGTGCACAAAactaagaaaatgaaaatggtaTCCTTCATGTTTTCTCTATCTGCATAATATGAATGTTTTATCACTGGGAAGCAGGAATCATTCTGGAAGGAGCACTGCATCACTTGATCACTGTAAGCACACACAAGATGCCATGCTACAAACCAGATAGGCATTACACTTTGGTACAAAACACAGTTCCTGCTACTAGATGCAAAACTATATCAATCAGAAAACTGCTCAAACATGTCCACTTACAAAATGCTTAAGACTTGGTCAATTAAGATCAAAGAGACGAAAATATGATCACACAGACAAGACTCATCAAAGGAAGTCGAAACCAAGATTTCTGAGAAATTACCAGATAATAAAACTAAGCCATCAGATGCCACTCGCGCTAAATCTGGAACAGTTTTATTAAGATATTTTGGTGACAAGTAATCCAATGCATCTGACACAACAACAAGAGAAAATGACTTGGGCTTGTATGGAAGGGGAAACTTGATATCAGCAACACGTACAACGCCCTTGCTCACAAGGCTCCTGCAGTTGGCATCAACATCATCTAATTCATATGGCTCTACACCCCAAGCTTCAGTATCATCTTCTTTTAATATTTGAGAGACTATTGAGCATGTTTCTGGGCCTACATGCAGTACCTTCCGCATGCTGTCACCGTATGATTTCTTAAGGATAGGTATCAATCTTTGAAGTTCTAGAGTACAGGAAACCCCACCTGCAGGAACAAATAAACCCAAGCGCAATCATCATATCAGAGGTGATTTGTCTATTCATGAAATAACTCTGACAAAGATTAAGTAGTGTTCCAAGAATTGTTTGAGCAGTTAAAAAGTAATGGTAATTCTATAGAATTCAGATCACATCAATAACATTACTTAGTAGACTAAATGCAGAATAGCTAGTAGAACTCACATGAGTTAGTCCAGAGCCCTTCAGAATAAACTGCCCTATGTTTTTCATGTATTTTACCAGACAAAGTATATTTTCGGATTTCAATATTTGTAATAACAAAGTATACTTTTCAACATATTTACCAAAACTTGGCActagagaaaaaaattaatggcaGCTAAATTATTGCAATACAAGTTTGGAATTTTCTTATGCATTGCTTAATCAGGATTCTAATGGAAAAGGAATAATGatattaattaaatggaagTACCATTGATGTACCAACAATGAATGACTACTTTTtgtaagagagagaagaagagagtgTTTTTTAAGAGGATGTCTTCATTGGTAACTAAGATATGACATTAATCCTTAAGCtttgacaaaaaaattgaaacaaataCAAAAGAGTTGCCTTTATAgcaaagaaaggaaaaaggaatGGAAGGAAGAAGAAAGTAACTTCTTAGAACTAAAAGAAGGGGTGCGCTTGGCAGTTACCCTCGAGTCGATTCAAAGCGGCAATATCACTACTCCTGCCACCTGTCAGGAAGCAGTTTAAAAGTCAAATAACACCAACAAATAACTTAGTACCAAATTCTTCGAGGATTATCAAAAGCAACAGTAGCAATCATTACGTGTTAAAAATCTTGCCCTGTCATGGCATATTTGATCATTTATCAATAAGATGTGTTTTTAAGTCCAAACAGACCAATAACTAACCTGAACCATGATACATATACCCAACAATGAGTAATGCTCCCTGAAAAAATGCAGAAAGGCAAGTCACAAATTTTATATGGTGAAATCTAAAGTTACAGTTAGAGCCACCGCAATCAATGCCAGACAGATCTTACAAGAAGTGGAACAGTAAGAAAATGTGTTTACTTGTTAGCAGTATGCATGAGGGTGCATACATCTTTAGGTGCACATGAGGTAATGCAAAAGTAAAAAAAGTCACAGTTTTTACCACCACAACGAGTCCTATAGATAGTAAAGGAGATGGGCGAGACTTGTGATGCAATGCGCCCATAAAGGGAACACCACTATCTGTAAAGCGACGGGAAGTATTGGGTCTCCTTGACGTCATTTGCAGATGTAATAACCTGCTAGATATTGGAGTAAAAGCATTATAAAATAAATCGAACTCATTGATACGATTAAAAATGAAGCAAATAAGTATGATAGATGTTCCAGACACAAAGATTCA is part of the Salvia splendens isolate huo1 chromosome 6, SspV2, whole genome shotgun sequence genome and encodes:
- the LOC121809805 gene encoding probable pectin methylesterase CGR3 — protein: MTSRRPNTSRRFTDSGVPFMGALHHKSRPSPLLSIGLVVVGALLIVGYMYHGSGGRSSDIAALNRLEGGVSCTLELQRLIPILKKSYGDSMRKVLHVGPETCSIVSQILKEDDTEAWGVEPYELDDVDANCRSLVSKGVVRVADIKFPLPYKPKSFSLVVVSDALDYLSPKYLNKTVPDLARVASDGLVLLSGYPGHQRAKVAELSKFGRPAKFRSSSWWIRFFIQTSLLEENEAANKKFEQAIKKQSYRPACQVFHLKPLQ